The segment GGATATCTCTTATCCTGTTGCGTAGCGTTACAAGCAGAGAACAGTATACTGAAATGGGAAGGGGAAAACATGGATCGGGAATTTACAGGACGTCCGCTGTGCTCTCAATCTTCAGTAGTTATTCAGTCCCTCTTAGTTTATCCGAGTTGAGTCTGTCTAGATAATGCCATTTTCCCCACCCCTTCTTctgtaatttttttaatttttttatttgactgTGCTTGAAATGCAAGTTATTCGTTAGATCGTCAGTTTCTACCTTTTTGTCACTGGAAACATGGCTGACATGCGGATGAAGTCACGAGGGGGGCGCTTTCGCCCTGCGAAAAGGCGCTACGTGCCGGTTGTGGATCGGTCCACAAGTAGGGTCGGCAGGCCCAAAACACGCAAAATCAACCTAGATTCTTCTCCTGGTTCTTCGCTTTGCGAGTCGTCGTGGGTTCGCTCCTCAGCCGGCGATTCAACCCAGCAAGGACTCCAAGGTCAAGGAGAGGGTGACGGCGACTGGGCAAAATCCGAAGCCGGCGAAGGTAACACTCCTTTTAAGACAGTAGATCATTAGATGAAAGGACGTTATACCCATTCCGTAAAACTTCAAAGGTATGTAAATGACTTAGGACCTAAATCGGAGGGTTAGATTGCAGTTGATTCGGAgcaatgaatttacaacgctaaagttcaaagCTTCAACACCATGACCATacaaattacaattttttttcattcaaagattccattttgttctgtctgtgtttgaacTGCTTTTCGACTCTCAGCATCATGATATTGATGATGACGCAGAGCAATCAACACCTACTGAGCTAAGTTCCTTTTTAAATCTGTTGGCTACAACAGTACAACTTGAACTACAAGTACAAGGGCCATGAGGTTGACATACTTTGGGGTtggttaattttgtttgtttgcgatGTTGCCACATAAGGCTTTAGCAGTTTTTAGTCACATGACTCATTGAATATTTTAAAGATCTACATATTTATGTATTATATGTCTACACACCAATGTCTCATGCACTGAGGAATTCCTGTTATGATGATGTATTGGTAACAATTCTGCAGATTGCTGCAATTGTAATACTCACTAATAGTGGTATGATCATAATGACATGTAATACTCACTGCTGCTGACTCAATCAGTCAATGAAATTAAGCCATGAAACTACAGTGTTGCAACTGGATTTGTTACACATATTTGTCATGCGGTGTCTGCATGAGGAGAGGTACAACCTCTGTCCCCTCTGTTAAAATAGCAAAATCTAGATCGGCACTTTTCAGGACGAGTACGGGtaaggtcatcaaatctagtttttacgccacatgtttgccaagatctgcagtcttggttggagcaaaacaacgtttgATTTGGAACAaaaaggactgggtggtcgGGTGTTAACGCACTTaagctcggaagcgagaggttgcgagttcgaccttgggtcagggcgttagcaattttctcccccctttcctaacctaggtggtgggttcaagtgctagtctttcggatgagacaaaaaaccgaggtcccttcgtgtacactacattggggtgtgcacgttaaagatcccacgattgacaaaagggtctttcctggcaaaattgtataggcatagataaaaatgtccaccaaaatacccgtgtgactttgaataataggccgtgaaaagtaggatatgcgccgaaatagctgcgatctgctggccgatgtgaatgcgtgatgtattgtgtaaaaaaaatccatctcacatggcataaataaatccctgcgccttgaatatgtgcgcgacataaattgcataaaaaaaataataaattaaaaaaatccctgcgcttagaattgtacccacggaatacgcgcgatataagcctcatattgactgattgattgattgaacattggagaaaaaaagtgagtcacgggtgacacaatatctacacgtacaggtctttgctaaacgttcgatcatctagaacactgtattggATGGGATCACCACTGCATGGCCCCCACTGATCAAATCTCACTTAGGCCTCAAAGAAAGCTGATAGTGTAACTGTTATGGATATCAATGGTCACACCCTGGAACACCGATTCAATCAAGCCAATCAGAGAGGTTGAATCTTTTGTGTACCTGGAAAGTGTGGGAAGCCAAGGGggcactgacaaaaatgccgcCGCCAGGACTGGGAAGGCACGAGCAGCTTTTATCATGTTAAAGAACATCTGGGCCTCCAGAAAGATCAGCTTATAACCACCAAGCTGCGCATCTTCAACTCCAATGTCAAATCGGTTCTACTCTATTAAAGTATCAATCTATGTCTCTGAGATGTGGAGAATGACCAGCAGAAGATTCAGACTTTCACTTCATCAACACCTGTCTGAAGCAAATCTTCAACTTGTTCAAGATCACATTGACAGGTGAGATATGTGTGCAACGAACGAAGAGCTGCGGAAAAGGGCGGGCCTAGAGCCAGTTGAAAGCCAGATTCTGAGGAGAAAATGGGCCTGgattggaccccccccccccagaaaacCAACATCCAGCATCACCAGCaggggaaaagaaagagagggaggccgAGAAACAGCTGGAGGggtgacacagaggcagaacaaaagaggcaaggcaacagatggacagaaacggacagaacaGCCCTGAGCAGAGTGCGATGGAGAAATGTTGTCAATTGCCTATGGCTATGctccgctgggggcaaagggcctaagtaagtaaATCTGGCCTTCTTCAGGGAAATGTTACTGAATAAGTTTGAAATTATTCAATTGCTTATGCTGCTGTAGACATCTTTGAATAAAAATGTAACCACATAAATTTACATCGACTTCTCTCCAGGGACAGCCCACAGCGCACGCAAAACGGCAGACGAGGATCGATGGTCTTCTCTGCGACCCAAACTTCTGCTAGCAAGACTTGCTGCACTGTGCCCTACCCAGAAGTGCAGCCATTGTCAGGGAACTCAAGAGGAAATCATCAGGTGCCTGGACTGTGGTCCTGCTGTTTTTCTTTGCGATGCTTGCTCTGCTGAGCTTCATGGGACATTGATGTTCCACAGGCCTTACATATGGAAAGTAAGTTCTTTTTGCCTAGCCTAGACAACATAGACAGCATTAATTAAAATTGAAATGTAGCAACtagtatctgcttttctgcatTCATGCATTAAGCTCAGTTTCAGTATCAATTTGGATCAAGCACACACTTCAGTCTTATTATATTATACAGGGATGAGaaataaatacattttatgGTTGAATTAGTTTGTAAAAGACACCCTCTTTATACAGTGAAATCAGTTTTTTTAAGGAACGTTTGCTCTGGACATTACACATACAGCACAACTGTCAACTGCAGATTTGTGCTATGTATTTGtctgcaaaactaattctgtCCAAACATGTTCTGCGCAGCTCGCAGCCCATCTGCTGGCTTTTGGTCTCTAATTGGAATGATGGTTTCATTACACGTAAGATCCTGAGCAATTCTGAGGCAATACATTTTTTGACACGAGGAAAACTCAAtttcaccggcacggttggcctagtggtaaggcgtccgccccgtgatcgggaggtcgtgggttcgaaccccggccgggtcatacctaagactttaacattggcaatctagtggccgctccgcctggcgtcaggcattatggggttagtgctaggactggttggtccgatgtcagaataatgtgactgggtgagacatgaagcctgtgctgcgacttgtgtcttgtgtgtggcgcacgttatatgtcaaagcagcactgccctgatatggcccttcgtggtcggctgggcgttaagcaaacaaacaaacaaaactcaatTTCACATGtacattattttatttgtgctgttattttatttcattttaggAAAACAGAATGTACTGCCCAGCTGTGACGAAACCTCACCTCAGACAAGCAACAAGGCACATTTGCAGTGATGTTAAAACTGAGAACATTGTAGTGTTTGATAAGCACGGTAAGCatgttgtttttctcaaaaaaaTTCATCGTCAATCATGTTCAGGAAACAATTATCAAAAGTTATTTGCACACAAAGTCCAGGTTAAAGAGTATAAATATGTTGTTTGGCTAATTTTTTccaaattactttttttttttttaacaagacaAGTTACATTGTAATAGTATTGGTGTTTACCAATCAGGTCTGTCACTTGTGAGCTCTTGCAGTCTAGTACAAAATGGTCAAAAGTAAGGTATAGTATAGATGTGCTTAAAGTGTCAATATCTTCGACTATTGTTGCTGTTAGGTTTCACAAAAGCAAACAAgatacaagaaaagaaagattgttGTGAATGTGTTTTAATTGTGAAAACATGCAAAGGTGGTGCAAAGAAGATTATGAATTTATTCAGTATTGATTGGAAGAAATGGCACAGGTGTAATTAAACAATGATATTGATGGTAAATATCTTAAGTCTACAGCAAAAGTCGCAGGGCTAGGAAATAGACTCACCCAATGAcccatgaagaagaaaaaaagggatAAGCTTCAGCAGTCACACTGTACAACCCAATGGGGAAAGTGACCTGAATTTGCATAAGTGTAACCTCAAAGGACTTACCCTTGTCATACCATACCTTGAATTACCTTATGAACTACTGTGCATGATGACCTGCTGCGTATTTCATCttcttaattttgtttaacctgTTTACACAACTCATGACTCAAGTTGGATGAAAATAATCTGAAGAAAGTTCCCCTTGATTTGACATTCCCCTAAAAAGGAGTGTACAAGCATTTTCAATAAAGTCAGAGAGAGTAAGACACAGTACACATCACAGATaacttttgtaatgtatgtgggGTTAATCACTTAATGTGGCCTTGTTATCGCTGACTTTTTTGTCACATGTGCTTATAAAGAATTCCTGTTATTTCAACTCCAGGTGTTTCTCATGATGTCATGCTGGATACATGCTGTCATGAGGACATCACCATCACCATGCTGCACCATGGACTTTGGCCAGCAACGCCATGCAGCCCAAAAACTGCTTTCAGCTTAGAGCTCTTGGAGCTGTGCGTGTGCTTTCAGCTCTATGGGTGTCTGTCGATCCAGGCTTTTGCCAAGTCACTCCAGGAAGTTGACAACCTGATGGGTGTGCAGTTGGCAGCCGCGACAAAGCCAGGTTTATACCGAAATCTTCTGGGAGCGATCAACGAGTATAGATACCATCGCAGCcagataaacagagagaagaaatTGTCTAACTTCGAAGTTACTTCATGTGACATTTGTGCCAAGGTAATGCTGAGTACAATGTACTAGATATATAGGCAAATATTTAATAACAATCTCCTGAAAAGTTTGTGTGATGAATATGGAATATGTTTATTGATGAAGATcttccccgaaatcggcgtatgctgcctgaatggcggggtaaaaacggtcatacacgtaaaaatccactcgtgctaaaaacatgggtgaacgtgggagtttaagcccatggacgaagaagaagaattaatgATGATCCAAATTTTCGCCCTCATGGGAGGCTTCTTCAGGGTGATAGAATGATGAAGCTGAAAAAGAACGTATTCAGTAATGGTTCTGTGAATATGGTTACTAATGGTACTGAACAACCGTTCTGATCAAACAAGTTACAAAATGATTTAcaagtttatatatatatgtatacataatTGTAAACTTAAGACCGGGATtagaactcacgaccttctgatTAGGAGGCCAACGTCTTACCAGCCCATCACTTGCTATATAATTGACCCCTGTTAAAGGACTCCCCCTCCAAAAAACACCCACTTACTGggccttcttctttctttttttttatgttgaggGGAGCAGGAGCAAACGACAACACAAAATTGGCATGTTCTTTGTTTTCTCACCTGCTGGTGTAAAGGTAATTGATAGCTCTGCTGTGCATAACCCCATTCAATAACTCGTacatctgtgaacccttcagttttTCTTGCTTTGTTGACTTTTGGTTTTATACACCCCTAAATTGTCGTTGGGTGAAGATATCGAGGGGTTTGCACTGTAACAGCATGTTGCATAGATCATTTTTCTTAATGAATCATTTTTCATGACAGGACAAGAGTCGGTGCATCTTTTCTCTCGACGGGAACTTCGCTCTGGTCCACAAACAGAGGGGAGAGTTGGCGCAAAAATCTCGTCACACGACAGCCTTCTTTATCCCAGATGATAATGTGCAGGAGTTCACCCAGAAATGGTTGGCGGACAAGCGACGGGTCGATACGGTATGGGCTTTTACCATGATATCATTCTGTAGCTAGCTTTTACTTTTGTAAATATTCAATGCCATTTGAGCTGATATTTAAGATTGCATAACATTACTAAGTCTAATGTCCACACCATGATTAGCTGaatggacgggcgcagtggtggtaagacgttggcCTCCAAATcgagaggtcgtgagttcgaatcccggttgccgccgcctggtgggttaagagtggggatttttccgatctcccaggtcaacttatgtgcagacctactagtgacttaacccccttcgtgtgtacacgcaagcacaagaccaagtgcgcatggaaaaaatcctgtaatccatgtcaagagttcggtgggttatagaaacacgggtatacccagcatgctttctctcaaagcggcgtatggctgcctaaatagcggggtaaaaatggtcatacacatcaaaatccactcatgcaaaagCGAGAGTGagcgtgggagttttagcccatgaccgcagaagaagaagaagatgggcTGAATTTGTTTTTAAGAAATTATCAGAATATAATATTTAATTCAGGACAGAActaaacattcacaagaacctgGGTAGCAGTGTTATCTCTTTTGGATCTCTGATTAGATTATGGTTGAAAACAGGGTCAGGAGAGAGTGAACTACTGGAAAGTTATTAAGGATAACACTGAAATTCTTCAGTTGCACACAACAATGCAATGTTAAAAATGAATTCTGTCATTGTGGGTAGTGTTGCTTCCTCCGATTATCACTGATATAGAACTAGCATACCAGCTTGAACTATCACAGACTTTTAAAAGTTGAACATCTATTTTAGGATTGTTCCCAGTTTCAAGCTGGGAACACTATAAGGAGCAAAAACAAGACAGACAAACTGGACGTGACCGGTGTTTTTGGGTCCATATGCCAGCATGAATTTCCAGGCCCCATGCTCAACATGACGCAAGGAGAAAGGTTGGTGCTTTGGATAGTTTATGGTGTAAAAATAGGTATCAGACCTGGCCAGACTAATGGGTTAAGACAATACCTACACTTGTTATTCAAAGATATTATTAATGTGTGCTGTTAGTGTTATTTCCACTTGACTGTTATTTTGAATACTTTGTTTACACTTCAGCCTGGTCATGACTGGCACTTACCTCAAAATCTTGCTTATTCTATAATACTTGCATTATTGACCCCAAAtttattgtacatgtatgtgtaacCAGGTTTGAAAAATGTAAAGGAAACACAGTTGATATTTGATCTATTTGTGACCAGGTTTCAAAGAGATGGACAATTTAATCGAGGATGATTTGATGTTATGAGGAGAAGTGTTAGGCCGGACTCTGTGGTCTATCAttcacagacacaaagagataCACGTCTGTCAAGTCTCTCCATACCGTCCACAAGAGATTAGACAACAACAGCGGAATATACTGGCATGGTTATCTTTTTATTCATGTCTCtcttccctcctcctctctgCCTACCCCTAAAAAACATGGTGGCCACATACCACAACAAAGGAAAGTGACTATATTTTCTTCATAAGTGAAGCACTACAGAAAATATGTCCTCTCTTTCTCCCGTGTTTGGGAAAAGTTCTCTCCCACTCTCTAGTGGGTAGAACACAATGCAAAGCAGATGGCAGTCATGCAAGCAACCAATCAAAATATAATTAGTGACCACAACATTCCAAATAGATAACGCGTATCATTAGTAAAGacaagagagggggggagggggtgtgacgGACTTAAATCTTCCAGCCTAGCTGCCAGCATCTCTGACTGATTCACCTGTATAAGAATACATGACACCCCCTCATATAACCAGATAAAACTGATCGGGAGCAGGGTACACACTACATGCAAACATCAAGCAGCTACTGCTCGGAGGTGTGGAAGGACTAACAGATTATAGCCAATGCAATCAATGAACAGAAGAGAAAACTAGTTTTGTGATGATTGTTTAATATCTATTTGTTTTtatgtctttttgttttagcaTGGCCTATCCAGCTATGTTGCTGTCCATGTTTGAGGGAAAAAGCCACAAACAGCAGCTGGTCATGTATGACATCGGCTGTCAGCTGCACAAGCACCTTCGGCTAAGGATGAGCGACCTTGTACATCAGTTCAGATTTTCAGTCCCCGCATTTCATCGCTTTGCGCACACCATGACTTGCCAGGTAAATAAGATTTGCGCTTTACTTGTACATTATGGCTGAAACTGTACCGAACAATATGTATTTCATCTGTATTTATAAACTGAACATCAAAATGTATGAATTGCACATCATGTGCTGTTATTCTGTACTTTCATCATATCATCCTGAAGAAGGCCGTTTGTTACTGACAAAATATTAAGAACGTACCAAACCTGGTTACTATCCCGATTGTGTcctctttttgtttaaatgtctATATGTATGCTTAAGGCACCCATCAAATTGCATTTGTTTTGGTAttccctttttgagtcacttgagaaaaagtgactctatgtaatcggtcagtgttagtctgtccggccggacggccggccgtccgtagacaccaccttaacgttggacttttctcgaaaactatcaaagcgatcgggctcatattttgtttagtcgtgacctccaatgacctctacactttaacgatggtttcgttgacctttgacctttttcaaggtcacaggtcagcgtcaaaggaaaaattagacattttatatctttgacaaagttcatcggatgtgattgaaactttgtaggattattctttacatcaaagtatttacatctgtagccttttacgaacgttatcagaaaaacaagggagataactagccttttctgttcggcaacacacaacttaacgttgggcttttctcggaaactataaaagtgaccgggctcaaattttatgtgaacgtgactcattgtgttgtgaatagcaatttcttcctgtccatctgatgcctcatataatattcagaactgcgaaagtgactcgatcgagcgtttgctcttcttgtattGTCCCGAAAGCGGTTagtggctgcctgaatggcggggtaaaatagTCATAGGGggtaaaaatccactcatgcaaaatcATGAATGAGcctgggagttttagcccatgaacgaagaagaagaaacattcAAGTGAGAATTGTTTGCAAAATCCTGTCACTTTCTACATTATTTTGTTAATCAGCTGAAAAGTCTACTTCAGCCTGTTCATGGTcacatattttgaagtgttcCCACATTTTGTTTCAGCTGACGTATGGGCAGCGATGCACTGTCGGGGCTGCACTCAATGATGGAGAGGGGATGGAGAGATTATGGAGTTATCTCCGAAAATTTGCACCTGCCACGAAACAGATGGCTCTTTCCAGCCTGGAAGATCTTTTAACGGATGCCCTCTTCGCCTACTCACAGAAGAGCTTCTTGGGACTTGGTGGGTGTAGAGCTAGTATTGCTGATCTAGTTTGCCGGTCGTAACTTCCTTCGTATTAATTATTTTCTCATAAAGACTTCTTAAAATGGAAACAAaagtccccccctccccccttcaagGCCTCTGAATAAGCTTGAAAAAATTGCCTTGTGCAACTCATGTTGTCTTTACAACTAGGTATTGTGAAAAATTGAGCAGTCTGTGcagacttaaaggcacagtccttcccccAAATCAGTTGTACCCACTAATTATCACATCTGccaaggcttttacataggataaacCATCTctcttggtttaaactgttttattcaacgtttgtgcattatttacaaaaaacgcatattgagtaaacaacaacaagcataatgcttatagtggtgtttacagttttctagatgaacatataaatggcggctattgtacagtttaaatgaaaagcaagcaaacatgaaaagaaaattgaatgaaaattgtacatcagaacaaaaatccgtttaagaatacatatataatatttatggtattagcgagtaagagatagagagggagggagggagggggagagtgagagagagggggagggggagagagggagagagagagagagagatgttggaTTGTTTGGAGcaaagagggaggaagaggctTTGAAGGGGGTGATGTTAAGGAGAGTTTTTGAAGTGGTAGCTAGAAGTCTTTACAGCCAATGTGACAATTTTGAGGGGGTTTGGTTGGGGGGAGATTGTAAACCATCTCTATTCTTTGATACATACCAATAATAAATGACCCGACTACTTCGTGGACCTTTATTGTTTTTAGGAATGAATTTGTCAGATTTACATCTGAGGCTATTTTAATTTTAtgggaaattaattcataaaaaatggccatgttttttttttgtttgattaGCTCATACCTTGTATTGGTGTGTCTCATACTGTTTATGCTATCAATATTGTCTGCTCCTGTCAAGAGTGTATATGAAACTTCTGTTGAATTAAAATAAGAAAGGATGCAAGGAAGGAGATCAGCATTTAGACCCAAGGTCAGGAAGttttcaagttttgttttggtttgcaaCTTCCTTCAAACCTCAGAGAGTTTGATAAACATATAATAGTGCAGAATTTGATTGGTAGTTTGATTTTCTGTACCATGCCCTAAACAACGCAACGAATTCAGAGGGACACTTTATATTTGACTTTTGCACTACAAGTTCACCAGAAGCTCTGCTTAAAGAATTCATGCTGTTTTTGTCAGGGCAGAAACTGTGCAGACAAGTAGCCACTGCTGACAGTCTGAAGAAGAAGTCCCAGGCTGAATGTGTGGTCCTTGAAGAGGAACTGAAGAGGAATTTGCGTAAGTGTCACTTTCTCCACCAACCCTCTATTATTCACTCTAAACGACTGTGCTTtggaattcttcttcttcttttttcatgggctgaaactcccatgttaaATGCTTTAGAACAAGTGGGTTTttaagtgtatgaccgtttgtATCTTGCCAATCAGGCaaccatacaccgctttcgggcaaagcatgctgtgtattttgtatgtttctgtaacccaccaaactctgacatggatcttTTCactgcgcacttggtcttgtgcttgcgtgtacacacaaaggttGATGAGGCAATAGCActgcaggtctgcacaaaagttgacctgggagatctgaaaaatctccacccttaacctacCAAGCAGCTGTGAGCGGGATTTGTaatcacgaccttccgattaggaggtcgATGCCACAATGGCATTCTAACTGTCCATATCTCTTTTTACACTTAGTCAAttgtgactaaatgttttaacatagaccggGAGTTGGGAGGAGGATGtggagtgtgtatgtgtagagcatTTCCAGGAAAAGTAcctgaccgatctttatgaaacttaacATCAAAGTTCTCCCAGTTGATATAAAAAATTACAGTTTTAGTAATCGATCCGATATTAATGTCATCTTTTTCTTAATAAGTTCCTACATTCAAAAATATACAGATATATAAGGTTTGGATAAAAAGAAGGTGAAAAGGTTGATATCTTTCTACCTAGAATATAGTTTTGTCTAGCTAGCTTGCATAGTTATTGTTGCTATTACTGCTGATGCAAGTGTCGAGCAGTCAAAATGTTCACTCTCTTACTCTTAAGGTCTGAGGCACTGACGAGAAAACAACGAACAAAAGCCAATTtggtgttggcatcttctccattGAATAATAAAGACAGCAAAGACTCAAACTGCTGTACCCCACTTTTCACCAATCAAGCCCCCTCCTACTGGGTACACATGCACTCAACTTAGCACGAGACTGACATGGCTCCTATTTCCACTCGCTTTACTTGGAACCAGACTATCCAAAGGCTACTCTGTTATCAATTTGGTTGTGTTGAAATTGGATGACCCTCTGTCTGCATAGTGCAGGTATGAGTTCTGGAAATGGGCGTCCATATTTTTCAGGTGGCCGCTAAAGAGGGTGCTGAGCCAGCCTGTTTCTACATGTCGGGTGTCTGTTGGTGCTAGGGGTCGTACATTGTAGGATTGCTGTATATGTAAATAGATCCACAAAGTACAGTACAATAAGCTACAATTTTCTGTTTGATACTTTTGCAGCTGGTGCTTCAGGGGACTGGCTGGCTACATGGCAGAGAGCTGCATCCTCACAGAACATGCatcaaggtaaaaaaaaaaaaagatatacaTGTACACTTTATGACATTTGCTCGAATGTTTCCAGTGTAAGGTATAGCAGTAATAGTAAAATATTTAGGAGACAGGAGGGCTTTTCATGGAAGGC is part of the Littorina saxatilis isolate snail1 linkage group LG15, US_GU_Lsax_2.0, whole genome shotgun sequence genome and harbors:
- the LOC138948299 gene encoding uncharacterized protein; translation: MADMRMKSRGGRFRPAKRRYVPVVDRSTSRVGRPKTRKINLDSSPGSSLCESSWVRSSAGDSTQQGLQGQGEGDGDWAKSEAGEGTAHSARKTADEDRWSSLRPKLLLARLAALCPTQKCSHCQGTQEEIIRCLDCGPAVFLCDACSAELHGTLMFHRPYIWKENRMYCPAVTKPHLRQATRHICSDVKTENIVVFDKHGVSHDVMLDTCCHEDITITMLHHGLWPATPCSPKTAFSLELLELCVCFQLYGCLSIQAFAKSLQEVDNLMGVQLAAATKPGLYRNLLGAINEYRYHRSQINREKKLSNFEVTSCDICAKDKSRCIFSLDGNFALVHKQRGELAQKSRHTTAFFIPDDNVQEFTQKWLADKRRVDTDCSQFQAGNTIRSKNKTDKLDVTGVFGSICQHEFPGPMLNMTQGESMAYPAMLLSMFEGKSHKQQLVMYDIGCQLHKHLRLRMSDLVHQFRFSVPAFHRFAHTMTCQLTYGQRCTVGAALNDGEGMERLWSYLRKFAPATKQMALSSLEDLLTDALFAYSQKSFLGLGQKLCRQVATADSLKKKSQAECVVLEEELKRNLPGASGDWLATWQRAASSQNMHQGTEKPTAREELAFTIMQLAEKKALSQKDNPPRAEGKLSEDIQKLEVQAEKLKKRCQLQELPDIANPTTLREGAAAKVKLHRAALSAALNLAKERQFLDHLMKKYADGQAVAARIGLRVKTNSQLLAKVEATLASYGIKVDSKELKNIDSPVYSQVHTTDLIPSQKKAALAKADYDRACEAETETRKDMTLFLQSLAEKQKALNKLIEHIPETPEETGERHLLCTRQVLFEKVHEVCATDFARHIDIDETLAYVPSRLMRMVEDNLHEPCFDLHIELEDLELEIPDSEDELE